In one window of Methanoregula sp. DNA:
- a CDS encoding NADH-quinone oxidoreductase subunit C: MKPLLTRDFVAETMKEWGTAEQVRHNRIRITATPETVRTAITNARELLECDRLITISAVDNGKTLELVYHLTGPHRSVISIAIELPRDKPEVPTMSDLLPPAGIYERQIHDLLGIVFLGHPDLKRIMLNEDWPLEEYPLRKDWKKDPGTFYGGIPGERI, translated from the coding sequence ATGAAACCTCTCCTGACACGGGACTTTGTAGCGGAGACGATGAAGGAATGGGGAACCGCAGAGCAGGTCCGCCATAACCGCATCAGGATAACAGCAACCCCGGAAACGGTCCGTACAGCGATCACCAATGCCCGGGAACTGCTGGAATGTGATCGCCTGATAACGATAAGCGCAGTCGACAACGGCAAAACCCTCGAACTGGTATACCATCTCACCGGCCCTCACCGCTCCGTCATCTCAATTGCGATCGAACTTCCGCGGGACAAGCCGGAGGTTCCCACGATGTCTGATCTCCTCCCGCCGGCAGGGATCTATGAACGGCAGATCCATGACCTGCTGGGCATCGTTTTTCTGGGTCATCCCGATTTAAAGAGAATTATGCTGAATGAGGACTGGCCTTTGGAAGAGTATCCCCTGCGGAAAGACTGGAAAAAGGATCCCGGCACCTTCTACGGCGGAATACCCGGGGAGAGGATATAG
- the nuoB gene encoding NADH-quinone oxidoreductase subunit NuoB: MAVPVSSLSQRLVNWARQRSPWITLFNSGACNACDIEIIACLMPRFDIERFGILVKGSPRHADILIVTGHVTLKQASRLRRVWEQIPEPKYVIAMGACGASAGAFHGLYHVMDTVEQVIPVDIYVAGCPPRPDEIINGVVACLNLMSADAVHGGKEWRQKTSAGIPHTGGAPGVTR; this comes from the coding sequence ATGGCAGTTCCGGTGAGTTCGCTCAGCCAGCGCCTCGTGAACTGGGCACGGCAGAGATCGCCCTGGATCACCCTTTTTAACAGCGGAGCGTGTAATGCCTGCGATATTGAGATCATCGCCTGCCTGATGCCACGGTTTGATATCGAGCGGTTCGGCATCCTCGTAAAGGGTTCGCCCCGGCACGCGGATATCCTTATTGTCACGGGGCACGTGACGCTGAAGCAGGCATCCCGGCTCCGCCGGGTCTGGGAGCAGATCCCCGAACCCAAGTACGTGATCGCCATGGGTGCCTGCGGAGCGTCGGCGGGGGCATTCCACGGCCTGTATCACGTCATGGATACGGTGGAACAGGTCATACCCGTCGATATCTACGTGGCCGGCTGCCCCCCGCGACCGGATGAGATTATCAACGGCGTTGTTGCCTGCCTGAATCTGATGAGCGCGGATGCGGTCCATGGCGGGAAGGAATGGCGGCAGAAAACCTCCGCCGGAATCCCGCACACAGGTGGTGCACCCGGGGTGACACGATGA